Proteins co-encoded in one Candidatus Blochmannia sp. SNP genomic window:
- the guaB gene encoding IMP dehydrogenase, translating to MLFFDKEALTFDDVLIVPSYSKVLPAETTLDSLITNSVSLNIPIVSSAMDTVTESDLAIALAQEGGVGFIHKNMSLEQQINEVRRVKRYESGIVANPQCVAPDTTLLRVKELTFRNGFAGYPVVMGGTNELVGIVTSRDVRFVSDLSNCVSSVMTPKERLVTVLEKENRKIVLRKMHDKRVEKVLLIDSLFHLKGMITAKDFEKAERKPHACKDDYGRLRVGAAVGVGDDCIARVVGLVDAGLDVLLVDSSHGHSDRVLKCIVAIRKIFPDLPVVGGNVVTKDGALALVRSGVSAVKVGIGPGSICTTRIVTGVGIPQITAISNVAEALKNTDIPIIADGGIRFSGDIAKAIVAGAHCVMVGSLLAGTEESPGDIEFYQGRSFKTYRGMGSLGAMNQGSADRYFQQQEDDAIAACKLVPEGIEGRVPYKGKLETIVHQLMGGLRSCMGLTGCMTIRDLRTQTKFIRVSPSGMKESHVHDVMITKESPNYRLR from the coding sequence ATGTTATTTTTTGATAAAGAAGCTTTGACTTTTGATGATGTGTTAATTGTACCATCTTATTCAAAAGTACTTCCTGCAGAGACGACTTTAGATAGTTTGATAACTAATTCAGTTTCTTTGAATATTCCTATTGTGTCTTCGGCTATGGATACAGTAACAGAATCAGATTTGGCTATTGCTTTGGCACAGGAAGGTGGTGTAGGTTTTATTCATAAAAATATGTCTTTGGAGCAGCAAATCAATGAGGTACGTCGTGTTAAACGTTATGAAAGTGGAATAGTAGCAAATCCACAGTGTGTTGCTCCTGATACAACTTTATTACGAGTGAAAGAATTAACTTTTCGTAATGGGTTTGCTGGTTATCCCGTTGTGATGGGTGGTACAAATGAATTAGTAGGAATAGTTACAAGTCGTGATGTTAGATTTGTAAGTGATTTATCAAATTGTGTTTCTTCTGTTATGACTCCTAAGGAGCGTTTGGTTACAGTATTAGAAAAAGAAAATCGAAAGATAGTATTAAGAAAAATGCATGATAAAAGAGTAGAAAAAGTTTTGTTAATTGATTCTCTGTTTCATCTTAAAGGTATGATCACTGCAAAAGATTTCGAAAAAGCAGAACGTAAGCCGCATGCATGTAAAGATGATTATGGACGACTGCGAGTTGGTGCTGCTGTTGGAGTAGGGGATGATTGTATAGCACGTGTTGTAGGGTTAGTTGATGCTGGTTTAGATGTATTGTTAGTTGATTCTTCACATGGGCATTCAGATAGAGTTTTAAAGTGTATTGTAGCTATTCGAAAAATATTTCCTGATTTGCCTGTTGTGGGAGGTAATGTTGTTACAAAAGACGGTGCTTTAGCATTAGTAAGGTCTGGTGTTAGTGCTGTGAAAGTTGGTATTGGACCTGGTTCTATTTGTACAACTCGTATTGTTACTGGTGTGGGAATTCCTCAAATTACAGCTATTTCTAATGTAGCAGAAGCATTAAAAAATACAGACATTCCGATTATTGCAGACGGGGGTATTAGATTTTCTGGAGATATTGCTAAAGCAATAGTCGCTGGTGCGCACTGTGTAATGGTTGGTTCGTTGCTAGCGGGAACAGAAGAATCGCCAGGAGATATAGAATTTTATCAGGGTAGGTCTTTTAAAACTTATCGTGGGATGGGTTCTTTAGGAGCTATGAATCAGGGCTCTGCTGATCGTTATTTTCAGCAACAGGAGGACGATGCTATTGCTGCTTGTAAATTAGTTCCAGAAGGTATAGAGGGACGTGTTCCTTATAAAGGGAAACTGGAAACTATTGTGCATCAATTAATGGGAGGCTTACGTTCTTGTATGGGTTTAACGGGTTGTATGACTATTCGTGATTTAAGAACACAGACTAAGTTTATTCGTGTGAGTCCTTCTGGTATGAAGGAAAGTCATGTTCATGATGTGATGATAACAAAAGAATCCCCTAACTATCGTTTAAGATGA